The Candidatus Manganitrophus noduliformans genome includes a window with the following:
- a CDS encoding NAD(P)H-dependent oxidoreductase translates to MAKRILIIQGHPDPDGKRFGNALAASYAEGAREGEHEVRLIDVAKLDFPILRTKEDFERGTPPESIREAQNAITWADHLVIFFPLWHGTMPALFKAFLEQVFRYGFAIGQPNGAKMGKLLTGKSARIVVTMGMPAFFYRLYFRAHGVKGLKRSILGLSGIKPIKESLIGMVEGSQAGREKWLAKMRRLGLKGK, encoded by the coding sequence ATGGCAAAACGGATTCTCATTATCCAGGGTCATCCCGACCCGGACGGAAAACGTTTCGGCAACGCACTCGCGGCGTCTTACGCCGAGGGGGCGAGAGAGGGAGAACATGAAGTCCGGCTCATCGACGTGGCGAAGCTCGATTTTCCGATACTGCGCACCAAAGAAGATTTTGAGCGTGGAACACCCCCTGAGTCGATCCGGGAGGCCCAGAATGCGATTACCTGGGCCGATCACCTGGTAATCTTTTTCCCCTTGTGGCACGGGACGATGCCTGCTCTTTTCAAAGCATTCCTCGAACAGGTCTTTCGGTATGGCTTCGCCATCGGCCAGCCAAATGGGGCCAAGATGGGAAAGCTTCTCACCGGAAAGTCGGCCCGCATCGTGGTGACGATGGGGATGCCGGCCTTTTTCTATCGTTTGTATTTCCGCGCACACGGTGTGAAAGGACTGAAGCGAAGCATTCTTGGATTATCGGGGATCAAACCGATTAAAGAAAGCCTGATCGGGATGGTTGAAGGGAGCCAAGCAGGCCGAGAGAAGTGGCTCGCCAAAATGCGCCGCCTCGGTTTGAAGGGAAAGTAA
- a CDS encoding Crp/Fnr family transcriptional regulator, which translates to MDSYSKMPQTDCNHCAVRVLSSFCGELKSHEIDLFMKMKRAHLYEKNDTLFYEGTASTGIYILCSGSVKLSQSSKSGKQQILSVVSPGELIEKSLLFHSGRHSTTARTLERSEVSFFYRDAFMEVLKSNNHLAMNLIKTLSREVENVQERTRQILFKSAKERLAETLLTLGQKHGARRDRDIAIDLELKREELAEMIGVEPETVVRLLALLKKEKLIRMDGRKIHITDEEKLIQLSD; encoded by the coding sequence ATGGATTCGTACAGTAAGATGCCGCAGACCGATTGCAACCATTGCGCGGTTCGGGTCCTTTCCTCTTTTTGCGGGGAGCTGAAGTCGCATGAGATTGATCTTTTCATGAAGATGAAGCGAGCGCATCTTTATGAGAAAAACGACACGCTCTTCTATGAGGGAACCGCTTCCACCGGGATTTATATCCTCTGTTCCGGAAGCGTTAAACTAAGCCAATCTTCCAAAAGCGGGAAGCAGCAAATTCTCAGCGTCGTTTCTCCGGGAGAGTTGATCGAGAAGAGCCTTCTTTTCCATTCCGGGAGGCATTCGACGACGGCGCGGACACTGGAGCGGTCGGAGGTCAGCTTCTTTTACCGGGACGCGTTTATGGAGGTGTTGAAATCGAACAACCACCTCGCCATGAACCTGATCAAAACCCTCAGCCGGGAGGTCGAAAACGTCCAGGAGCGGACCCGGCAGATCCTCTTCAAGAGCGCCAAGGAGCGGCTGGCGGAGACACTTCTTACGTTGGGACAAAAACATGGGGCGAGGCGCGACCGGGATATCGCGATTGATCTTGAGTTAAAACGGGAAGAGCTGGCCGAGATGATCGGTGTAGAGCCCGAGACGGTGGTTCGCCTTTTAGCGCTTTTGAAGAAAGAAAAACTGATCCGGATGGACGGAAGAAAGATTCACATCACCGATGAGGAAAAGCTGATCCAGCTCTCCGATTAA
- a CDS encoding hemerythrin domain-containing protein yields the protein MEESKPKSHRIEESDGPTHLLKEEHRATLLKLELIERSLSYLRKPAEETLPEGVAVNKALLRDLAVALEKEIGPHFRKEEEALFPVLAEYIGKEYGPIEVMVREHEKIRAAFFTWKKALPSFCRSIAPIDEGIRKAVLDPGLRIVHLIRLHINKENQVLFKLSESSLTDEEKKKVTARMHSITDALRGEEC from the coding sequence ATGGAAGAGAGCAAACCGAAGAGTCATAGGATCGAAGAGAGCGACGGCCCGACACACCTTTTAAAAGAGGAGCACCGGGCGACGCTGCTGAAACTGGAGCTGATCGAGCGCTCCCTCAGCTACCTTCGCAAGCCGGCCGAAGAGACCCTCCCCGAGGGGGTAGCGGTTAATAAGGCCCTCTTGCGGGACCTGGCCGTCGCCCTGGAGAAGGAGATCGGTCCGCATTTTCGGAAGGAAGAAGAGGCGCTCTTTCCCGTGCTCGCCGAATACATCGGCAAAGAGTACGGCCCGATCGAGGTGATGGTGCGCGAGCATGAGAAGATCCGGGCGGCTTTCTTTACCTGGAAAAAAGCGCTCCCCTCTTTTTGCCGGAGCATCGCGCCGATCGACGAGGGGATCCGCAAAGCGGTCCTCGATCCGGGGCTTCGGATCGTCCACCTGATCCGGCTTCACATCAACAAAGAAAATCAGGTTCTTTTTAAGCTCTCCGAATCCTCTTTGACGGATGAGGAAAAAAAGAAGGTGACGGCCCGGATGCACTCCATCACCGATGCGTTGCGGGGGGAGGAATGTTAA
- a CDS encoding carboxypeptidase-like regulatory domain-containing protein: MEIVVALFTLLVLFEGKEGWGYEESPVTEGGTLTGKVLLKGTPPPARIYHLIFSPNIDFCGRISDGKGNRLLKEFRTAPDGGLENVVVAVIGVERGKPFDYTPELTIENCRIGPFVTPVRNHHPVTLINKDSITHDVQGYTLKEEYTFAMFNKPLTPKAIAAKEIRLRKGHYLFRTQCGVHDFMQTWGIAVGNPYFAVTGADGRFTIPDLPPGEYDVIAWHPHAKVRAGSVRIAPNGNAELDFTFDAAEIDIPLHDLQTQFRLDTALQPRHLTPPSVELQRD, from the coding sequence TTGGAGATCGTTGTCGCGCTGTTCACTCTTCTCGTCCTTTTCGAGGGAAAAGAAGGGTGGGGGTATGAGGAAAGCCCGGTGACCGAGGGAGGAACCCTCACCGGAAAAGTTCTCCTGAAAGGAACCCCGCCCCCGGCGCGGATCTATCATCTGATCTTCTCCCCGAACATCGATTTCTGCGGAAGGATCTCCGACGGAAAAGGGAACCGGCTGCTCAAAGAGTTTCGCACCGCGCCCGACGGCGGCCTGGAAAATGTAGTGGTCGCCGTGATCGGCGTCGAACGGGGGAAACCGTTCGATTATACCCCCGAGCTGACGATCGAGAACTGCCGGATCGGCCCCTTCGTCACACCGGTCCGGAACCACCATCCGGTCACCCTCATCAACAAAGATTCGATCACGCACGACGTTCAGGGCTACACGCTGAAGGAGGAGTACACCTTCGCGATGTTCAACAAGCCGCTCACCCCCAAGGCGATCGCCGCCAAGGAAATCCGCCTTCGAAAGGGACACTATCTCTTCCGCACCCAGTGCGGGGTGCACGATTTCATGCAGACATGGGGGATCGCGGTCGGCAACCCCTATTTCGCCGTGACCGGCGCCGATGGACGCTTCACGATCCCCGACCTGCCGCCGGGAGAATACGACGTGATCGCCTGGCATCCGCACGCGAAGGTGCGCGCGGGGTCGGTTAGGATCGCGCCGAATGGAAACGCGGAACTCGACTTCACATTCGACGCCGCGGAGATCGACATCCCGCTCCACGATCTTCAGACCCAGTTCCGGTTGGACACGGCGCTTCAGCCGCGCCACCTGACGCCGCCGAGCGTGGAGCTTCAGCGGGACTAA
- a CDS encoding carboxypeptidase regulatory-like domain-containing protein — MSKKIVIGLFLFLFLISPLLPSYGYDEIEVSNGGTLIGKVTLNGPKPPVRVFPLVLYPFGPFCKMISDGEGNVIVQEFIVGAGGGMQDAVVAVVDVKKGKPFPPIRPQFVAENCMFHPLDIAPSDHTYLDKEGRTRHEHPLVRVIQNNQPISVVNRDPVLHNGQLFQSERGNIILNFPLPVSNEPRGGMIRLDPGKRIIQMICGMHEFMQSWMFSVDNPYYAMTRKDGDFQIDRLPPGRYRVIAWHPQMKPIEKEITVSADETIVLNFEFDAATVRRPEYERQEKFRIGPEALPHEHLTGDKEKLFIQE; from the coding sequence GTGAGCAAAAAAATTGTGATTGGGCTGTTTCTCTTTTTATTTTTGATCTCCCCCCTCCTCCCTTCGTATGGCTACGACGAGATCGAGGTGAGCAACGGCGGGACCCTTATCGGAAAAGTCACTTTAAACGGCCCGAAACCGCCCGTCCGCGTTTTCCCGCTGGTCCTCTATCCCTTCGGTCCTTTTTGCAAAATGATCTCTGACGGCGAGGGAAATGTCATCGTCCAGGAGTTCATCGTCGGCGCCGGCGGCGGGATGCAGGATGCCGTCGTCGCCGTCGTTGATGTTAAGAAGGGAAAACCTTTCCCCCCGATCCGGCCTCAGTTCGTCGCCGAGAACTGCATGTTTCACCCCCTCGATATCGCCCCCAGCGACCATACTTACCTCGACAAGGAGGGGCGGACCCGTCATGAGCATCCGCTGGTCCGGGTGATCCAAAACAACCAGCCGATCTCGGTCGTCAACCGGGACCCGGTCCTCCACAACGGCCAGCTCTTCCAGAGCGAGCGGGGGAACATCATCCTCAACTTCCCCCTCCCCGTCTCGAATGAGCCGAGGGGGGGGATGATCCGCCTCGACCCCGGAAAACGGATCATTCAGATGATCTGCGGCATGCACGAGTTCATGCAGTCTTGGATGTTTTCGGTCGACAACCCTTATTATGCGATGACGAGGAAAGACGGCGACTTCCAAATCGACCGGCTGCCGCCGGGGCGTTATCGGGTGATCGCCTGGCATCCGCAGATGAAGCCGATTGAAAAGGAGATCACCGTCTCGGCCGATGAAACGATCGTGTTGAACTTCGAATTCGACGCGGCGACGGTGAGGCGGCCCGAATACGAACGGCAGGAAAAGTTCCGAATCGGACCGGAAGCGCTCCCTCACGAACACCTGACCGGCGATAAAGAGAAGCTTTTCATTCAGGAGTGA
- a CDS encoding multicopper oxidase domain-containing protein, producing MALLLILSGKEGAVAGGDHTHPEAQPVASSGWEEKLKEQIAREDQAEGRAGHADRVDAAMNKLMDEISKGMKQHADHTGGSGPFEGMSMMQQMDRSYFLGPASTGESVTAGGRCPKGAPVKEYDISAINVEITLNQWLDYHPGYMYVLTENIDKVRAEEKKNAAAREAAGYDPGAVTTGLQTDMIQPLNIRGNQGDCVIITLRNALDGEDVGLHIHGSSTIVKSTGQPATAANPDANVTPGKSQTFEWYIRHNEQEGVHMLHSHVGREQASLGMIGSFIVEPMGSSYIDPLTGKEAKSGWQMMITHPNKPDFREFVIFYHEIGDESFRPLNKNGEMIPQRDPNTDAYRPSARAISYRSEPFGVNNLALQEKYFHFEDESLSYSSYTFADVPTTIPRSYMGDPIKFRLVHGGGEVFHSHHPHGGTIRWLRQPKADDKAEFLLNAASNGPVKFPEVRTTSDRVDVEVIGPSEVLDLQTECGGGLCQQLAGDFLFHCHVAHHYVAGMWGYWRNYNTLQTGNYPFGSTDVMPPLMELPDRKGRMKPAVTSDKLVGKTMDWFDKKWNVTSNKSDWSKPIPDVSIKDWVKMMLPPAGQPGHTADEKGQIQAYDATVWDWAWEGSKAMGEPEATGKFDFPKYKSPMPGKRPPILFEEKTGKLAWPHFKPHFGKRVPFARHHGPAPWLEPIHMDKNTGSVGAEPGGLGAPGEETNQPARPGEQGRWSLCPESAGRKQFTIHFIETPIQLSKGLGSIKPVMDQKGLLYVLHEDEAEVRANPAGDKTIPLVYRYNVYDCVDVILKSEWEDNDTTNFQMSKINIHPHFIQFDNQASDGVISGFSYEQSVRPFTQMKKDKQKGMPVPMNSILTEDAKAGATAVKIKMPEGATPFHEGTDIMIGMDEVKTSEVRWINKIEKGAGAGEYTLIFKEPLKHAHKKKEIASVEFIRYRYWGDADVGTVFWHDHAFGATTWPHGGVGAMIVEPYGSTYHDPKTGAPIRSGTVADIYGTEPIGYGVNGSFRELVVMPHDTVPHTAQVVTEGNPPGQTIQVAIDAGQTLSFQMPYDLDLTAAKMLNGGTHTTGGGFNFRAESVARRLKNNPDPALIFSSKAHQDPSTPMLRAYLGDTLVFRLLHVMMNETHVWHLGGHAFRTERYAEHSDLKNAWHVGIAERYDLVTKAGGAQQIAGDYLHYNGRPSHLSEGSWGIVRVLDEEVKDLRRLPGTGEIPKSAKSVCPADAPVKTFNVIAAERALKFNTKAPDFIEVDFDRKLQVANPSGKIFMLEGEKTKVADGGFQPMPLTLHVNVGDCVKVNLKNEMKKDKVSFSADMLAFDPKDSHGVNVGNNPGDQMVAPGKSRTYTFYAHPQYGETAALVWDWGNFINNVRDGLFGAIVVGPRGSKYRDPVTGEDVSMKNAWQVDVIVDRSLPENANRSDFRDASLFFQDEDNIIGTSFMPYIQQIGGLTGVNYRNEPWMYREENGCEIGLMFTPCVAGESDPATPTITAHAGDPVRIHVFGAFNEQNQVFSVEGHEWPLKPDMAGADMLSSSEFGSSQNLDVFIKEGAGGPFHLPGVYVWQNHRMPYTAAGQWGYLKVLPAGDRKIQPLNGGAGVGSKTAELPDPEAPDTLSQQGDVPGPLSMLER from the coding sequence ATGGCCCTCTTGTTGATTCTATCGGGAAAAGAAGGGGCCGTCGCCGGGGGAGATCATACCCACCCCGAGGCGCAACCGGTCGCTTCTTCCGGATGGGAAGAAAAGCTGAAGGAACAGATTGCGCGGGAAGACCAAGCGGAAGGTCGCGCCGGCCATGCCGACCGGGTCGATGCGGCGATGAACAAATTGATGGATGAAATCTCCAAGGGAATGAAACAACATGCGGACCATACGGGGGGCTCGGGACCCTTCGAGGGAATGAGCATGATGCAGCAGATGGACCGAAGCTATTTCCTCGGGCCGGCGAGCACCGGAGAGAGCGTGACCGCCGGCGGCCGCTGCCCGAAGGGGGCGCCGGTAAAGGAGTACGACATCTCCGCGATCAACGTCGAGATCACGCTGAACCAGTGGCTCGACTATCATCCCGGCTACATGTATGTTTTGACCGAGAATATCGATAAGGTCCGGGCCGAAGAAAAAAAGAATGCGGCGGCGCGGGAGGCGGCAGGGTATGATCCGGGCGCCGTCACGACCGGTCTTCAGACCGATATGATCCAGCCGCTGAACATCCGGGGCAACCAGGGCGATTGCGTCATCATCACCCTTCGGAACGCGCTCGACGGGGAAGATGTCGGCCTTCACATCCACGGCTCCAGCACCATCGTGAAATCGACCGGACAGCCCGCGACCGCGGCCAACCCCGACGCAAACGTGACGCCGGGGAAGAGCCAAACCTTCGAGTGGTACATCCGTCACAATGAGCAGGAAGGGGTCCACATGCTCCACAGCCATGTCGGCCGTGAGCAGGCGAGCCTCGGGATGATCGGATCGTTCATCGTCGAGCCGATGGGGTCGAGCTATATCGACCCGCTCACCGGCAAAGAAGCCAAGAGCGGCTGGCAGATGATGATCACCCATCCGAACAAGCCCGATTTTCGGGAGTTCGTGATCTTCTACCATGAGATCGGCGACGAGTCGTTCCGTCCGTTGAACAAAAACGGAGAGATGATCCCGCAGCGCGACCCGAACACCGACGCCTACCGCCCCTCCGCCCGCGCCATCAGCTACCGGAGCGAGCCGTTCGGCGTGAACAATCTCGCCCTCCAGGAGAAATATTTTCACTTCGAGGACGAGTCTCTTTCCTACAGCTCCTACACCTTCGCCGATGTCCCGACGACGATTCCCCGGTCGTATATGGGAGACCCGATCAAATTCCGCCTGGTCCACGGCGGCGGCGAAGTGTTCCACTCGCATCATCCGCACGGCGGCACCATCCGCTGGCTGCGTCAGCCGAAGGCCGACGACAAAGCCGAGTTTCTGCTGAACGCCGCCTCGAACGGGCCGGTGAAATTCCCGGAAGTCCGAACCACCTCCGACCGGGTCGACGTGGAAGTGATCGGGCCTTCCGAGGTTCTCGACCTTCAGACCGAATGCGGCGGCGGGCTCTGCCAGCAACTGGCGGGGGATTTCCTCTTCCACTGTCACGTCGCCCATCACTACGTCGCCGGGATGTGGGGCTACTGGCGGAATTACAACACCCTCCAGACCGGGAATTATCCGTTCGGCAGCACCGATGTGATGCCGCCGCTGATGGAGCTCCCCGACCGGAAGGGGCGGATGAAGCCGGCCGTCACCTCCGACAAGCTCGTCGGCAAGACAATGGACTGGTTTGATAAAAAATGGAATGTGACCTCCAACAAAAGCGACTGGTCGAAGCCGATCCCCGATGTCTCGATCAAAGACTGGGTGAAGATGATGCTTCCCCCGGCGGGCCAGCCGGGTCACACCGCGGACGAGAAGGGGCAGATTCAAGCCTACGACGCCACCGTCTGGGACTGGGCATGGGAAGGCAGCAAGGCGATGGGCGAGCCGGAGGCGACCGGGAAATTCGACTTCCCGAAGTACAAATCGCCGATGCCGGGCAAACGGCCGCCGATTCTCTTCGAGGAGAAGACCGGCAAACTCGCCTGGCCGCATTTCAAACCGCACTTCGGTAAGCGGGTCCCCTTCGCCCGCCATCACGGTCCGGCCCCTTGGCTGGAGCCGATTCATATGGACAAAAACACAGGGTCGGTCGGCGCCGAGCCGGGCGGGTTAGGCGCGCCGGGCGAGGAGACCAACCAACCGGCGAGACCCGGAGAGCAGGGGCGTTGGAGCCTCTGTCCGGAAAGCGCGGGACGGAAACAGTTCACGATCCACTTCATCGAGACCCCGATCCAGCTCAGCAAAGGTCTGGGGAGCATCAAACCGGTCATGGACCAGAAAGGACTTCTCTATGTCCTCCATGAGGACGAGGCGGAGGTCCGGGCCAATCCGGCGGGGGACAAGACCATCCCGCTGGTCTACCGCTACAATGTCTATGATTGCGTCGATGTGATCTTGAAGAGCGAGTGGGAGGATAACGACACCACCAATTTCCAGATGTCGAAGATCAACATCCACCCGCACTTCATCCAGTTCGACAATCAGGCATCGGACGGCGTGATCAGCGGCTTCTCCTATGAGCAGTCGGTCCGGCCCTTCACCCAGATGAAGAAGGACAAACAGAAGGGAATGCCGGTCCCGATGAACTCGATTCTCACCGAAGATGCGAAAGCGGGAGCAACCGCCGTCAAGATCAAGATGCCGGAGGGGGCCACCCCCTTCCACGAAGGAACCGACATCATGATCGGGATGGATGAGGTGAAAACTTCCGAAGTGCGCTGGATCAACAAAATCGAAAAAGGAGCCGGCGCCGGCGAGTATACCCTGATCTTCAAAGAGCCGCTGAAACATGCTCACAAGAAGAAGGAGATCGCCTCGGTCGAATTCATCCGCTACCGCTACTGGGGCGACGCCGATGTGGGGACCGTCTTCTGGCACGATCATGCCTTCGGCGCCACCACCTGGCCGCACGGCGGGGTCGGGGCGATGATCGTCGAGCCGTACGGATCGACTTATCATGATCCGAAAACCGGCGCGCCGATCCGAAGCGGAACGGTGGCCGATATTTACGGCACCGAGCCGATCGGGTACGGGGTCAACGGCAGCTTCAGAGAGTTGGTCGTCATGCCGCACGACACCGTGCCGCATACCGCCCAGGTGGTCACCGAGGGAAATCCTCCCGGCCAGACCATTCAGGTGGCGATCGACGCGGGGCAAACCCTGTCGTTCCAAATGCCTTACGATTTGGATCTGACCGCCGCCAAGATGCTCAACGGCGGCACCCACACCACCGGCGGAGGATTCAACTTCCGGGCGGAATCGGTGGCGCGGCGCCTCAAAAACAATCCCGATCCGGCCTTGATCTTCTCGAGCAAGGCCCACCAGGATCCGAGCACCCCGATGCTTCGGGCGTATCTGGGAGACACCCTCGTCTTCCGACTTCTCCATGTCATGATGAATGAGACCCACGTTTGGCACCTCGGCGGCCACGCGTTCAGAACGGAGCGGTATGCGGAGCATTCCGATCTGAAGAACGCCTGGCATGTCGGGATCGCCGAGCGGTACGATCTCGTCACCAAAGCGGGGGGAGCGCAGCAGATCGCGGGGGACTACCTCCACTACAACGGCCGGCCTTCTCACCTCTCGGAAGGGAGCTGGGGGATCGTCCGGGTGTTGGACGAGGAGGTCAAAGACCTGAGGAGGCTCCCCGGAACGGGGGAGATTCCGAAATCGGCCAAGTCGGTCTGCCCGGCCGATGCCCCGGTGAAAACTTTCAATGTCATCGCGGCCGAGCGGGCCTTGAAATTCAACACCAAGGCCCCCGACTTCATCGAAGTCGACTTCGACCGCAAGCTGCAGGTGGCAAATCCTTCCGGCAAGATCTTCATGCTCGAAGGGGAGAAAACCAAAGTCGCCGACGGCGGTTTCCAGCCGATGCCGTTGACCCTCCATGTCAACGTCGGCGATTGCGTCAAGGTCAACCTGAAGAACGAGATGAAAAAAGACAAGGTCTCGTTCAGCGCCGACATGCTGGCGTTCGACCCGAAAGACTCTCACGGGGTGAACGTCGGGAACAACCCGGGCGATCAGATGGTCGCCCCCGGCAAGAGCCGGACCTACACCTTCTACGCCCATCCGCAATATGGGGAGACGGCGGCGCTAGTGTGGGATTGGGGGAATTTCATCAACAACGTTCGAGACGGCCTCTTCGGGGCGATCGTGGTGGGACCGAGAGGTTCGAAGTACCGCGATCCGGTGACCGGAGAAGATGTGTCGATGAAAAACGCCTGGCAGGTCGATGTGATCGTCGATCGGTCGCTTCCGGAAAATGCGAATCGGTCCGATTTCCGCGATGCGTCGCTCTTCTTCCAGGATGAAGACAACATCATCGGAACCTCCTTTATGCCGTACATTCAGCAGATCGGAGGACTTACCGGGGTCAATTACCGCAACGAGCCCTGGATGTACCGTGAAGAGAACGGGTGCGAGATCGGTCTGATGTTCACCCCCTGTGTTGCAGGGGAATCGGATCCGGCCACCCCGACCATCACGGCGCATGCGGGCGACCCGGTTCGGATTCATGTCTTCGGCGCTTTCAACGAACAGAACCAGGTGTTCAGCGTCGAAGGGCACGAGTGGCCGTTGAAGCCGGACATGGCGGGAGCCGACATGCTCAGCTCCAGCGAGTTCGGCTCCTCCCAAAATCTGGACGTCTTCATCAAGGAGGGCGCCGGCGGTCCGTTCCACCTCCCCGGCGTTTACGTTTGGCAGAATCACCGGATGCCGTACACAGCGGCGGGTCAGTGGGGATATCTGAAAGTCCTCCCCGCCGGGGATCGAAAGATCCAACCGCTGAACGGCGGCGCCGGAGTGGGATCTAAAACGGCGGAGCTTCCCGATCCGGAGGCTCCCGACACCCTCTCTCAACAGGGGGACGTTCCGGGACCGCTCTCCATGCTGGAGCGGTAA
- a CDS encoding DUF4149 domain-containing protein, producing MILIWIHVLAAMFWVGGMLFFSIVLIPSLRKMPVLQRAELMSEIGRRFRWSGWISLGVLLTTGLLRLYSLEFQEIRMGGWLGTKLALIALMIALTLLHDIVLGPRSIQISRSAAAPHPLQRTVRWMARLNLVVGLFVVLAAVYVARGY from the coding sequence ATGATCTTAATTTGGATTCATGTGTTGGCGGCGATGTTCTGGGTGGGAGGGATGCTCTTTTTCTCGATCGTCCTCATTCCTTCCCTCCGGAAAATGCCGGTTTTGCAGCGGGCCGAATTGATGAGCGAAATCGGAAGACGTTTTCGGTGGAGCGGATGGATCTCGCTGGGGGTTCTCCTGACAACCGGCCTGCTTCGTCTGTATTCTCTCGAGTTTCAAGAGATACGGATGGGGGGATGGCTCGGGACCAAGCTGGCGCTGATCGCCTTGATGATCGCGCTGACCCTCCTTCATGACATCGTCCTCGGCCCCCGATCAATCCAAATCAGCCGATCCGCCGCCGCCCCTCACCCGCTCCAACGGACCGTCCGCTGGATGGCCCGGCTGAATCTGGTGGTGGGGCTCTTCGTCGTCCTGGCAGCGGTCTACGTCGCCAGAGGATATTAA